In Microbacterium sp. 1.5R, the following are encoded in one genomic region:
- a CDS encoding DNA-processing protein DprA: MIESLRGDAAARRSLRQVRPVDDLDEALARVSWSVLTEPGDGVAGALIAERGAVTSLGLAIGGGAAASSDVSERALAEGRARWMVRADARSVLDAIRAAAEVGARLLLPGDDLWPRSLDDLGVHAPTVLWVRGDPALLTAPSRVAIVGARAASGYGEMLAGDFAGELAAAGTVVVSGGAYGIDGAAHRAALGVSGKTVAFLAGGVDRAYPQGHQQLLRRIVETGAVVSEVPCGTAPTKWRFLSRKLRRVKKVWPTPPRKTKRGRLGAS, translated from the coding sequence GTGATCGAGTCTCTCAGAGGCGATGCGGCGGCGCGGCGATCGCTGCGACAGGTGCGACCGGTCGATGACCTGGACGAGGCGCTGGCACGAGTGTCGTGGTCAGTCCTCACCGAGCCGGGGGACGGAGTCGCCGGCGCGCTCATCGCGGAGCGGGGCGCAGTGACATCACTGGGGCTGGCGATCGGCGGAGGGGCCGCGGCGAGTTCGGATGTCAGCGAACGGGCTCTCGCCGAGGGACGAGCCAGGTGGATGGTCCGCGCGGATGCGCGCAGCGTTCTCGATGCGATCCGTGCAGCAGCCGAGGTCGGCGCTCGGCTGCTTCTGCCGGGGGACGACCTCTGGCCGAGATCTCTCGACGACCTCGGGGTGCATGCGCCGACAGTGCTCTGGGTTCGCGGAGACCCGGCGCTGCTCACGGCTCCGAGCCGAGTCGCGATCGTGGGCGCGAGGGCGGCCAGCGGTTATGGAGAGATGCTCGCCGGTGACTTCGCCGGCGAGCTCGCAGCCGCCGGCACGGTCGTCGTATCCGGCGGAGCGTACGGCATCGACGGGGCAGCCCATCGGGCCGCCCTCGGCGTGAGCGGCAAGACCGTAGCCTTCCTCGCCGGGGGAGTCGATCGCGCGTATCCCCAAGGCCATCAGCAGCTGCTGCGGAGAATCGTGGAGACCGGAGCCGTGGTGAGCGAAGTGCCCTGCGGCACCGCGCCGACGAAGTGGCGATTCCTCTCACGGAAGCTCAGACGTGTCAAAAAGGTGTGGCCTACCCCGCCTCGGAAAACGAAGCGGGGTAGGCTGGGTGCTAGTTGA
- a CDS encoding fibronectin type III domain-containing protein, which yields MVAFNTGAGAGTLQLNVDLGAVSGNSSRVDWSLYLYCYNGVSRNLTANVPWSVNIAGNGYSGAFAFDFRGTSAVLIASGSTWVGHDGNGYATISVSGFKGADGASDIADNVTVSASVNLPRIPKPPVANGAPVASALTPTSVKLTWPANTNNNGAAIDQYLLRINKKTPADGSGYTDYPLGPSTLSHTITGLTPGTQYYATVYAHNSQGYAPKSTDTGFKTLSGAYVRRGSTWKPVEVLVYRSGKWVSAEVLVYRNGAWVPAT from the coding sequence GTGGTTGCCTTCAACACCGGAGCCGGAGCGGGCACGCTCCAGCTCAACGTGGACCTGGGAGCCGTGTCCGGCAACTCCTCGCGCGTTGACTGGTCGCTGTACCTGTACTGCTACAACGGCGTCTCCCGGAACCTGACCGCCAATGTCCCGTGGTCCGTGAACATCGCGGGCAACGGGTACTCCGGCGCGTTCGCGTTCGACTTCCGAGGCACCAGCGCCGTGCTCATCGCGTCCGGCTCCACCTGGGTAGGTCACGACGGCAACGGCTACGCGACCATCAGCGTGTCCGGATTCAAGGGCGCAGACGGAGCCAGCGACATTGCGGACAACGTGACGGTCTCCGCATCGGTGAACCTCCCCCGCATCCCGAAGCCGCCCGTGGCCAACGGCGCGCCCGTGGCGTCCGCCCTCACGCCCACCAGCGTGAAGCTCACCTGGCCCGCGAACACGAACAACAACGGCGCGGCCATTGACCAGTACCTCCTGCGCATCAACAAGAAGACGCCCGCCGATGGGTCCGGCTACACGGACTACCCGCTGGGACCCTCCACGCTCTCGCACACCATCACCGGCCTCACCCCCGGCACGCAGTACTACGCAACCGTCTACGCGCACAACTCGCAGGGGTACGCCCCGAAGAGCACGGACACCGGTTTCAAGACGCTGAGCGGCGCGTACGTGCGTCGTGGCTCCACCTGGAAGCCGGTGGAGGTCCTGGTCTACCGCTCCGGCAAGTGGGTATCCGCCGAGGTCCTGGTCTACCGCAACGGGGCCTGGGTGCCCGCGACGTAA